The Anopheles moucheti chromosome 3, idAnoMoucSN_F20_07, whole genome shotgun sequence genome contains the following window.
TGAGACATTTTTCTGCTGACTGTTGGACGCAACAATGAATTCTCTTCCTGCCAAAGGCGTACAATGCGATTAATCCCTCATTAATCGGGCCAACGTCAGAACGGAAAGTTTTACGGAATAAAGTGAATATTTTACTTACTCAGCTGTGGATGAGGTTTTAAATACTTTCGAAGAATTGTTTTTCGTTCAAACACTCTTGTGGCTGTGACTTTGAAGGATGTGGCAGGCACAGGACGCAACTAAATGGCACAGGACGCACCTCGGCGAGAACGGAATTTATGCGAACAATGCACACCAGTGTCTGTGTCTTTTTCACAACGGTTCACCATGGCGGGCTTATTTGCTTTACAGCAGATTTAGTGCAATGGCGGAATTCGGTGCTATCCAGGACATTTTCAGTGCGCCAGTGATCGTCAACGGAATAGAAGATTGATCTAAAGCGTTTCTTTTCaagttttgaagcaattttcgtagtgatgtaatttatttaaacgcATTGAATATCAATTCCAACATCTCAACAGTGATTGTGCTCTTTTCGTTTCAAAAAGGATATTTTAAGGACAGCTTCGTAAGCGACGACCACTGTGCGGACGTTGTGCTCTAATTAGTTTAGTTCTGGTTCGAAATAGTGTTGGGCATTGTGATCCGGATCGGATACTGGAATTAGATCCTTGTTCCAATTGGATCCAGGATCCAATTTTTAAACTAGAATCGTCCGGAATTCAGcctaaattttgtgctataaacgtGCTTAGATGTCCAATTTTCAAAACTGTGGACTATCTGCATATATTCTGATTACTGCGGAAATGTAgttgtaattattattatcaaacTTATTTAGATAAATAtcttgttttcttcatttagAAATTGATTTAGAAAGAATTGCTGAATTGCTTAGGTTGAatcgaatcccacatgggagCGATCATTCTTCCTGCTTCGTATCTATTGATTGCAACACATTTTTTATACTCtacttttatttttgaacaacACGAACCTATTCAGTGCTTCTCCAACATGCTATGACAACACACATGCACGGCACGATTGCATCAGTTGCACTAGACGTGCGCAATCACAACCACGATCTACCATCAGCCCCATTGCAAAATTATAAGCGAATCCTTTTACAGACGCAAATGATGATCATTTTCCCATCGTCGATCGTGGCCGACGTTTGACGACGTACCTAATTAACCTTGAGTCGTTCCAAAACCCTCCCCCACGTGCTGGTGTATTTCTACGAAACGGTTCAAATACCACCCCTGCACCATCCAGTGACCAAAGCGGGGTTGGGTTAGtttaaaagttttattaaaCCCCTGGATGGTGCTGGATAATGGATGGGCGCTTGTTGTTCGTTCGGCTCGACGCATACCTCGGACGCGTTTGGTTGCAGATCGCTGATTTCATTACGAGCTTTGGCGGTGATTTGAAGTGCCGCCGGAGTATCATCCGGCGAAGCTCGGATCTTGGTAGTTTTTGTGCAAGTTTTACTCGCATTGCAATAGCGAAAATATGCGTTACGGAAGATTAATAGGCTGCGTGCTGATGGTGACGAGTGTGGCAGCGAGCGGCGAGGAACCGAAAACGTTTCCTGGGTAAGTGGTGGCTGTGGGAAACAAAATGTAGTAAACGGTGCCTGTAGAGATTTATAGTGTGTGATTCCTTTggtctttttgttttggtaacCATTTATCGCAGAGCGTCGCTTGTATTGCCAGCCGTTCTGCCAATTCTTGGCACGATCATACCCTCCCTTCTACCGGGTGTTTTTCCACCGGGAACGGGTGGTGGTGTAGCCCTGCCGGGAGTTTCCGTGTCCCATTCGACATCTATCGCCACGTCAGTACACAACAGACCGATCGCTATAAGGTGAGCGATATAACAGCTAGAGAGTGCTTTTTATGTAACATAAAATGTGTTCTTATCTAATCCGTAGCCATAGTGGATCGGTTTCGACGAACGGCAACACGGATGCTGGTTCTGCTGCATCTGCTGGATCAACGCATGGTTCTGTAACCGCCGAAAGCAGTTCGGGTACAAGCCGCAAAACAGGATACTCCAAAACACCATTGCTGAGCAGGCGCTGGAGCAAGTTTTTCAAAAAACTCGGCTAACATTTTTTTGTAGCTACAGTTGGGATGAGAACGAATGttgagaaaatggaaaataaataataccttcatgaaaaaaaaatctacaacTATATTCAATGCGATAAAACAGTAATAAGGGAACATCcatttattacgtaacgctatTAAGGTGGTGAGGAGGATAGTACCTGTGTTATATAACACAACATAAGATGTATTTATAATTCTGCTTCATGGcgtatttatgaaaaattaatttattttaagaaTTTGCATATAAATTCTTTGTTATTTATCTACTTGTTTCTTTATGGATTTGTTGAAGTACGATGCAATTTAACCCATTGCATCCCAGGGATACGACATCTTAATAGAAATGTCATGAAATTTTGTAGGTCTTCTAGAAATGACCCAAAATAGTGGGCTAGGACTTggaatattttctttatttgcttTGAATGTTGTTCAAAAACATATTCTAAAGCTTGTCTATAAACATTTTGTAACACATTTAATAAGTAATTAGCATAAGTTAAATTACTAATAatttttggtgtttgttttaaatgggGTGTAACGTGTTGAGCAATTGGTTAAGAAGAAAATTGCATGACCGTTTTTTAAACAAGGGTGGTGGAGAGCTGACGAAttgttacgtaataattgattgTGCCCTTAAAATGAATTGGTCACCTATAAAACAGTTCTTGAGCTACATCATAATTCCACCATAAAGGTGAACGCATAACCATAATTTTTGCTGCCTGAGCTGCTTTCATGAATTTAAACTCAAAAATTCAACTCATCTTATATTCTCATCTTTTCCACGTCTCCACAAAATTAGCCATTGTTTAGGTTGTCGGGGAAATCCCAATGTGAAATCCGGACAACCGTGCGATTGAAGAATCGTGAAAGCGACGATCAACAGAGAATAGGATACATCCGGGATCAATGCAGTCAATGCAAAATTTGTATAAAGTTTCTTGTTCTGTACTTTACTGCACACAAAGCACACGAATTGAAACAGATTAACACTAATACGCTTAATGTACTGATATACTTACCCTCTTGGGAAGGGTGTCGTCCAAAAGCCGGTAGGAAGAACTCAATGCCACGCACGACGGCTAACCCACCCGAAACACCCTTCGGAAGGTGAATGACtgttttgtagttgtttttcaaaacaaaccggGTATGTCCTTCGCCCTTaaacaccgccaccaccaacactagTGAGCTCCTCGATCGTGCTGGGCTCTATGCGTAGTACGCAATGAAGTTCAATGTCACTGGTGGTATTTTGTGACGGCACTGTTAAGCAAGGATCAGTTATTATTAAAATCTTCCCCAGAAGTAAACtaactttattttcattaactctttaaaaatcaataatgaCAATTAAAAGCAGTTTTGCAGTAGCGGCAGCAGTAGTTTTTGGATGTATATTCATCATAACAGCCGTAGGAACCGTAAGACGTACCGGCGCAGATTTCGGTTTGCAGATATGAGGGACGTATTATGCAGAAAGATGAACCGGACACCCATCCGGAACCGGTTTATGATATAGcgcgtttttttctctctcgcggGTGCGAGATCGTTGCTTATAAATGCGTTTTGTTTAGTGTTGCGTTGTGCACGTTTATCTACTTCGTTTCTGCGAGCGCCGGCTGAATCTTCCGCCTGTGCTCGCGATCGCGTCTTTGCGCTCTTCGCGATCACCGTTCGTATAAAACAACATCCTCGGTCGCGGTTGCGTTCCATTCGCGCACTTGACTTCCGAACAGATCGTGGTTCGCGTGTTCTTCTGattgagtgtgtgtatttgtgctgGGTTCTTTTTCTGTACATTTGAACAGAGAATTTATTCGATCGCTGCTAAATTTGTGAGCTGCAGTGTAAGTGGATGAATGTGATTATGCGATAGTAGATGGAAGTATTATCTGCAATCGTTGCGAAAAAAGATTGTTACATTGACACACCAGGACTGAATGTAATCGGTGCGATTGACCGCGGCGTAGCAGAGTGCAGTCATGCAGATGGTTTAGCATACAGAgatgtgatgtttttttttttgactgaAAACGAATACCACGCGAGATAATCTCTCAATTCGCGAACGAAATGGACGATCAGCTTCCTAGCAAGAACTGTTGTGCTGTGCACGAGAAGTGACAAACTTCATTAAACGAACTGTTATGGTGTATGCTCACCTCACCCTTATCAGTAACGCTTCGACGAAGGTTTTCGGATGAGCCGACGACAACGCCGACGACGAATAACCTTGTGGGTTGTGCCTGGTGTCAATTAGTGTGTTGCTCCGGTGCTAATGCCGGCTATTCGACCAGTTGAATCTACTGCCGGTCTTGACCATGAAAACGACACGATCTGATCTGAAATTTGTGCGTCGTGGTGTGGTAGTGCCGGCATATTTACCAGACCTCCCCAAACCTCACACAGTAGTCGAGTCTTGGCGACCTCATATTCAAATAAACCTCACATTGGATGTAGAACGCGTCCGCCGGGCCAAGTCCGCGTACACTGTTGAACCGGTTTCATTTTTTCGGCAACCGCCCTTAACACACACCTGAGCCTGTGAGTTTCTTCTTTAACGATGGGGAAGTACAACGACGATGCTATCCAGAAACTGGTTTGCTTGTGATACTCTGGCTAGGAGCTGGTTGTTGACTGTTGACCGATGAAGTTTGTGTAGTTGAATACATTCCTAGACACGCAGGAAGGAATTATTAGCTTGCttggtttgttattgttaGTAACTTGGAAGAGTTGAAGCGACGAACGTGACTGTGGTTTAATGTGTTTACGGACAATGCAAATAGGACACTCTGTTGTGTTGTCTGATCTTTCGTTGGTGCAATTTGGTTAACCATGGACATGAAtctaaatgaaatttaaattaatgaacaAAACTAAAGCATCTTCATCGTTGCTGAGTCAGCAGCCACCAGATATAGgattaaaaaatattgttggtttagttaaagtatgttaaaatattttgtgtGTCATTTGTTCCATGATCCACGATCTTTATCTCTATCTTCATGAAAACGTGAGACATTTTGTTGAGTTTAAGTGTTTGATACTTTTAAATGGGATTATCAACATCTTACGAACTATGTGACATTTTGTGCTTATCTGTTATTGGTTTGGGGCCAGACTGTGTGGTCTGCCACTTATTTTCGGTACCATGAGCGGTTTAGCGTCTaccgtgtgttttttattatttgcaacGAATGACTAATTCTTCCCCTTCTCGTAACCGGTTCGCTCGGGCGAAACGATTCTGCGCATGAGGTTATTTTTAAATGCGTTCCTCAGTTTCTGCTCAGCTGTTGACCATTCTggtgtatatttttttgttcggggGTGATATCATACGTAATCTGAGGTAAAACGCCTTTAAAAAGACGGTTTACTGTCCGTGTAGTGCGATCGAAAGCTTTCAGTGAGATGAATCCCGCTGGCAACGATAGGCAAAGAAGGTTGGTTTCATGGAGCGTGAAGATAAAGGTGCTTTGGGACATTGTGGGTTTTGATCGGTTCTGTCCATTTTTGGGGTCCAACTGCCCCCCAATAAGGTTGGAATTTGGACGGAGAAAGTAGTTTTTAGCAACGCGCATGTGGCACTACCGTACGGCACACACTGTGCTGATCAGTTTTCTTGCTAACCGGATCTTCGGTCTGTTACCGGTAACGTCTAACGAAAGcagtttttgttcctttttggtgttttttttgggggggaagGATGTTATAAAAAGTCACGCAGCTAATGATTTTAACATTCGAATATATTTCGCTCGTTTTTGGTTCCTTCTCATTCGTCCACTCTTGTAGGTAATTAAGCAAAATGAAGTTTCTCATACTGTGCACGTTAGTAGCTGGTGCCGCTGCAGGTAAGGATACGACACCAAGTTTGAGGTGTCATGTATGGAAGAATATTCCGATACTAATAATAGCTTACCGCGTTGCAACTATTTCAGGATACTCCAGCTCGAACTATCGGGACGGAAAAGCGACAGGTCTCTATAATCAAGTCTCCGTTGGAACCGATTATGCTGACAAGTTCCCCCATGGTAACACAGGTTATAACGGCGGCTACACGACACACTTCACTACACCGAACGGTGCTGGTGTGGCGGTCGGTGCCGGCACCGGTAGCTTTGGGCCCGGATTTGGCGGCTACCCCAGCCCGACGGTTGACTTCAGCAACTTCTTCCAGGGCATTCAGGCGAACTTTGCCAAGTAATACCAAATGTTAACGATTCTTTGCTCTATGATTGTGTATGAAGCTTATAGGTGATGGTTGGGTGTCTGGTCAGGTCTGTAAGCTATCGTTAGGGTTCTCAGATATGCATCCATGGGTAGTCTTTCGTTAGACTTCTCGGATATGCATCCTATTAACATTTGCACTTGCTTACCCAATGCACCTGCATTAAGAAACTCGAGCACCATATTTGAAAGATTCTTgaaagcaaagcacaaagtagGAATATCTTGCACATTATAAGCTGGTTGAATGGATGATGGAATTGTTTCCCTCATCCGATTGTTTCGTGAAGGAATATTGATGTTTTATTGCCGCTTTTGAGCTAGTAAATTCTCGCACCACCTTGGCACTGAAGcactaaaaaaagaacactagATTGAATGCTTTTACAGTGGGTTTGATTGTTTCGCTTAGTTGCGCAAAACCAGCAAACCAGCTATAAAGCTTCGCTAATTGACACTGCCGCTGAAACGATCGCAACAAAAAGGTACTGCGTATATCAGTTTCAGCAGCTTTTATTGTagcttttgctttgttgttttggacTCTTAAGTGATGGTTTTGAACCCTATCCCAAAATCgcttaaaaaaattgtttaaaccgccgcaatggcaaaacaaaacatcgcgTATACGATCGCGATCGGCTCTCTGTCTCTCATAGCACGATGACGCAATCCAATTCTGGACCGGGAGCGATGGCATCAGCGTCAGCATCACTGCTGAATCCCGGCTGGGGAAGACCAGCGCATCGGCAGAACAAGTAATTGGAAGCCACACGGATCTGTGTGGCGTCgttgtggttgtttgtttgtgtttgtacaTACGGGAGCAACAGATTGCGCACCGATCACCGCGCAGCATATGCATGCACAACTCATCAATTTTGGGAACCCTGGTCACCTTGAGTTAACCTTTTCCATCCCCGTTGTATTTGGACGAGTATGATCGATCGACACGATCGATCCAGGGCGTGAGTGAGGAACCCGAGAATTGGAATCGTTTCGTGAGAGTTTAAGAAGATCTTCATCTATATCTACCAACTGAAGGACAAGTGAAAAGTTTATCGCTTCCCTGAGAATCTCGATCAGCCATGGAAACGTTTCATTCCAGACTCCGATAGGAATCCACACTGGACCGAGTGATATAAATCGTTTCATGACTAATGTACAGTTCAAATCCATTGTAACTACCATTGTGCGATGCAATTCCATCCATACTAGCGATATAGTTCCTCGTCATCTCGTCTCAATGGTTAACCACATTCAAAAAAATCTTTCCAAGTGTTTCTCACACTAATGTTTTGTAGAACGTGTGATGTGTTAGCGCTCTAGTTGGTGTTATATTTGCTTTAGTTTGGAAACTCTATTAACAACTGTTTTCTCCACCATCTCCTTCCGCTCCAGCTTGTACCAACAGCAGTTTGCTCTGCAGCAGGCTCtgttccagcagcagcaggccgCCTTTAATGGTGCGTTCGGAGCTGGCGGTTTCGCAGGTGCCGGTGCTGGGGCTGGCGCTTTCCCAGTGTACGGACCCGGCTTTGCCGGTGGTAGCAACTACGTGAACACACGTTATCCCGCCGGTAACTTTGGTTCGCCGAATGTGGCCAGCTCTTCTGCCTCCTTTGGACCGGGTGGATTCCATCAGACGGCTTCGATCTATCCAAACAATCCGGTATGTGTGGAGTTTGATGTTGAGCAAGCATGTTCTTGAAGATGTCCCATTATAATACGGAATATGTTTTGTGTATCTTTGTAGGCTGTACCCAATGTGGACACTCGCTTCGGAGGATCGGAACAGTCGACCAGCTTCCAGAATGGCAAACCAGGTAAAGAAACAGATTGGGTTGGATTCTTTTTAAGCTGATATACCAAGTTTGGACCTAACCCTCTTACGCAGAGGTGACTATCTAGGTGCTGAGTacataaagtcaaagaaagccagaaatgccaGGCCTTGTGTCTAAGTGAGAGGTTATAGTCCCGCATTTTGATGCtgattcaaaacaaaatttcactGCAgttcggtttgtttacatCGTGGAAAGTACTGCGCATTTTTCCCAGAAATAGATAACGCTATATTCACATCATCACAATAGTCATAAGCATCGGAATTCCCAAACAGTCGACGATTGATTGCACATTCACAAAAATTCTGACGCTATGAACCATCTGCTTCCACTTGCAGGATTCGTCGGTGTGTCCAGCTTCTCGTCCTCCTCCAACATCAATGGCCAGACGCACCGTGAAGCAGTAACGACGGTGAACGATAATGGCAAAGTGACGACCCATCGTGTACACTCCTAAACTGCGTCTTACGCATCACCGACCGACATGCGACATGCCCAACGTTCACAACGAAACGCCTAAACATTGCGAAACGGGACTGGAAGTAGATTTAGAGTAAACAATCACCACTACCCCCTGAGTGTGCTGCTTCCTGCAGGGGTGCGCATTAAAtcacaaacagaaaacagaaacCTTCTCAGGATCGGACGGAGCGTGTTGCGAATGCTGCTGTGGCTGTGCACGAGGAGTAGCGAGGAAGCTCGTAGCGATAGTCCACCGGACAATAAACGTGTGTTGCGATCAAGGCGTACTTACGgctaacaattttatttttaatacattttggaacctttttattaataatttaatgcaTTCGCCGCTGTACGGTGGCTTTGCGAATAAAGCAGAAGAGATATAAGCAAGCTGAATTGGAGGCagcgtttctttgttttgttataaGGATTAAACATTGCAAGGCCAGTGTCCATCAGCCACAGGGCGTTGTCCCATTCATCTCCCGACCTTGGCAACGGCTCGTATGAATGGTACTGCTTGACCTAGACCGACTTTGCGTTTACTGACATCGGGTTGTGTGTGTCTCCTGCTAGGAGCTACTTCCGCCCGACTAGCTGATAATGGAAGTAATACGATCGAAGCTTCCTCAAAATTCCACTACCAATGAAATCGGAAGGCTACAAAGCACCGGATCGTGGTGGAATCGCAATGCTGTATCAGCTAAAGATCATCATACCCTGTGTGCCTCCTAGTGGCCCACGTCCTGCCGAAGCCTGATAACGGATGTCAATCGATATGAGTTGAGGTCATCCTGCCGAAGCTAGCGAGTGTAAACATGCGAAGCAACTAGATCGTgccgttcggtactccatcgtgCCCTATAACATCACGCACCAGTTCTATAAAAGTTTCAGTTCTCGTCGAATAGCTCAACCGAGTGGAGCACCCAGAAGTATTAACTGCAATTTATAAACACAAGTTATAAGCTCCACAGTAGGGAGCGTG
Protein-coding sequences here:
- the LOC128302522 gene encoding keratin, type II cytoskeletal 3 isoform X2: MKFLILCTLVAGAAAGYSSSNYRDGKATGYNGGYTTHFTTPNGAGVAVGAGTGSFGPGFGGYPSPTVDFSNFFQGIQANFANLYQQQFALQQALFQQQQAAFNGAFGAGGFAGAGAGAGAFPVYGPGFAGGSNYVNTRYPAGNFGSPNVASSSASFGPGGFHQTASIYPNNPAVPNVDTRFGGSEQSTSFQNGKPGFVGVSSFSSSSNINGQTHREAVTTVNDNGKVTTHRVHS
- the LOC128302522 gene encoding fibroin heavy chain isoform X1 encodes the protein MKFLILCTLVAGAAAGYSSSNYRDGKATGLYNQVSVGTDYADKFPHGNTGYNGGYTTHFTTPNGAGVAVGAGTGSFGPGFGGYPSPTVDFSNFFQGIQANFANLYQQQFALQQALFQQQQAAFNGAFGAGGFAGAGAGAGAFPVYGPGFAGGSNYVNTRYPAGNFGSPNVASSSASFGPGGFHQTASIYPNNPAVPNVDTRFGGSEQSTSFQNGKPGFVGVSSFSSSSNINGQTHREAVTTVNDNGKVTTHRVHS